A single region of the Longimicrobium sp. genome encodes:
- a CDS encoding SWIM zinc finger family protein, whose product MHGLKIDVEGAGGVEPKRLERGVTLSAVRTGRGRYRVTGGAEEHWVDLLTPNQPRCDCGDHLWRERVCKHILAALLREGDPEIISAVGDLVRDLREQATPPRPRRRRKAEEEPAAG is encoded by the coding sequence ATGCATGGGCTGAAGATCGACGTCGAGGGGGCGGGCGGGGTGGAGCCGAAGCGGCTGGAGCGCGGGGTGACGCTGTCGGCCGTGCGCACGGGCCGCGGGCGCTACCGCGTGACCGGCGGGGCCGAGGAGCACTGGGTGGACCTGCTCACGCCCAACCAGCCGCGCTGCGACTGCGGCGACCACCTGTGGCGCGAGCGGGTGTGCAAGCACATCCTGGCCGCGCTGCTGCGCGAGGGCGACCCCGAGATCATCTCCGCGGTCGGCGACCTTGTGCGCGACCTGCGCGAGCAGGCCACGCCCCCGCGCCCGCGCCGCCGCCGCAAGGCCGAGGAGGAGCCGGCGGCGGGATAG